From the genome of Labrus mixtus chromosome 17, fLabMix1.1, whole genome shotgun sequence:
CACTCCAAAGCCATCAAATGTATCTTcagtattgtgtttttctttctcacatcAGTACTGATAACATCTAATCATTTCACGTACCTCCTTATTCTTGCTCCAGTTTGTTTCCTTATCTTTTGGATTTTGTAATCATGATCTTTGGAGCATGTTGACCCCCTTCAGCAGCTCTTGACCTTAAATAACAGGGTTTGCTTGAAGTCACAGTGGGCCTGTTATGTCAAGACAAAGTGTTTAGTTTCAGAAAGTAGGTGCTTATTAAGGGATCAATGGATAAAGAGTCACATTTTTACTCTCAAGTGGAGCAGGGGAAAGAAAATCCTTTAATGTGTCTTTATATGAGTGACTGCACCCTTCTACCTTATGTAACCACCTCAGAGATAAACCTGAGCGTGTAAAAACTTCACAATCACGCATTCAGGATTATCtgtcttacatttaaaaacaaaaacattaatccACATCCCATCAGGCAAAactaacacatttattttctgtcattgaaTGCTTTAGTTTACAACTTTGTCTCATGACAGTGATTTCCCTTTAAAGCTTTATaataaaaacctgcagaatATTTCAGTCTGATAGAGACATGACTTCACTCCTAGCCTTTATAACAGAAGATGTGTCCACCAAGCCATTAGACGGTTTCAAATactacacacaaatatataaagcAATGGTTTCTAACCATTAATATGATAATTCTATATAAGGAAatcattttgatgttgattaAATTACCAGTCTTTGATAATTCTGATAATACCTGCTCTCCCTTAGTTCTTATCgataacatactgtatactgtagtaATTCACCAAATTAACTTGACACTTGCTGTAATGTTACCTCACACATTAAATAACATTTGCAAAGATACAGAGCCAACAATCAAATGCACAAGCAAAGATCAACCATCAGCATTCTTTATGTCACTCtataagcttaaaaaaaaccaacaacaacagaaaagtaaaactatgtttaaatcatttttcttgTATATTGCATTTTTATTATGAGCATCTTTCATACTGATGTCATGTCAAACTGATGGCACCATGTCTATTGGCATTCTGTTCACTTCAGTGGgctaaaaaactgtaaaaatgacaGGTAAAGACGTGACATGGATTTAAGAAACTTTATTCAGagtaaaaacaccaaaacagcAAATACAATTATATTCTTGTAAAATGACCTAAAGGATGTAtcactaaagtaaatgaacgtAAACTTACAGTAAGAAATAAATATCCTTTAACGACAGCATTTTGTTAGTTAAATAGTTGGAAGATGGCTAGTTAGTTGCTTatacacaaacccacacatacacaaacacacacaactctaTTGTAAGCATGCTAAGCTATAGTACAGCAGTGGTGGGCAGAGAGTCTGGATGTAACATTTCTCTAATATATCAAATTGTAACTTGTTAGTCAACTGCGGgaaatttttttttctaaaaacagaacagaaagaacTCACAATAACCCTGTTCAAAATAACAATACAAGAATAAATGATGCTCCAAATAAGCCTCCACAGTTATGTGTAATATTCTGACACTAGTCTTTTTTCAAACCCCCCCCAATCTGCTGCTCCATGTATCATCTGAAgctactttctgttttttttttcagcattcaCTTCCTCCATTGTGTATTTACTTCTTGGTCTCCTCGATCTGCTCCACCTCGCTGGATTCATCCACCACTTTGCCGTTGACCATTGTCTGAGTCACTACCTTCACAATCTTCCTGGTGCGAACATCTGGCTCCTCTGCGCGGAAACAAGCGAGATTAGTGGTGTGATTTAATGAGCGATTTTAAAAGACTAATTACTGAGGGAGATGAGAAGGGtttaataacaaaagatgaaatgGGGAGGAAAGACACATAGATCAAACAACTTAAAGAAACCAATATTGAAAAAATCCTTTGAGAAAAAGTTTTttagaaaatacataaaatgagACGATTATaggagaaggaaaacaaacaaagcaaaaagaTGGAAGGAAATGAAATATAGTTTAAAGTTTACCATGATTAACTTATTGTAACAAATTCATGTCTCAACATTGTCTGGATGAAGGACTTTGTGCACTTCACACTGATAACATCAGGTTTGTACAAACTACTTTGACAGATCAACTTCCCTGTGTCACAGAGGACTTCACAATCTGATTCTGTGTTGGGTTTGCTCGTCCAATGTTGCAAGATGAAGTTGATCATCTTCACAACACCTTGCAGTTTGTTAATCCCTCAGCATCAGTCAGTGGGAGTACAGCCGGTTACAACATAAGCATACATGCTTTGACACCCACTTTTGTTGCTGTAGGATGTTTGGAATTAGCAGCGTTTGCATTGTTTTTGAGGTCGATAACACAGCCATGCCCACACCTCATGGGTATGTGTGAAAGGAAAGCCaatatgtttgtttctgtctgcaaCCTCACTACAACGCTGACCCATATTCACTTCTAGATCCACAAGGTTTGGTTATTCATTATTCCATCTTTTAGTCACCCTTTTCCTGCCTTGGTTTCATCCTCAGGCTGTGTTTAAATACgttaaaaatgaattattaacctttttttttgctttatctattaaatataaaaagaatatAAAAAGTAAAGTACTCACTTTTTGGTGGGGGCGCAACTTCCTTGACTCTGAAGGGCAAAAGGAAACCAATGTTAGAATGGTGTTTGACAACAAGATAGATGTATATTTAGCAACTTTTTTTGCCCAGATTTAGGCGAGAAGATCAACACCATTCTCTACACTTTATGAGTCTGGAGTAGCCAGTTAGCCTACTTTAGCTTCAAGACTTGAGAAGGAGGGAAACAGCTTGCCTAACTCGCCAGAAAACAACAGTGAAACGGTAACTCTCCTGGTAacttttttagctccaaacagtgtttcaGGGAtcaatttctttcttttagtaaagtttgtgtatttagttcagaaaatatagcattgaattgtttcacttcaactttcaaatttcactaccaaatctacatagtccACCTTTAATGTCAGAAGCAGAAGGTTGCAAAATTTCAACATATCATtgtgtgttgttgaacataaaaATCATGTGTCTTGTGAGGTAAATGTCTTTTTCAGGATTTCAATATAGGCTAAGGCCATTTTGTTATTGTACAGACCTGCAACTTTAGAACAATAAGTGTTGGtatgtggtttgttttttgtacatcTTAAGGTTCGGGCAGTGGTTAATGGACACAAAGTAGAtgcaaaattatttttatgcaaaaacacaaaagctggGGTTCTTGGCAGCTTATCTTAATTCATTATTACACAAGTAAACCTTCAAGTTGGTCTGTTGTGTTTAATTTAGTTAGTAACTTTGTAGTTTAACTGATGATCACTTGgctaattgtttttcttttcccaaCAGACTTCCCTTTAGGAATGCAGGTCATTCCAACAATTCACAGCAAATACCTCAATGGATACAGTTTAAAAAGTAAGTAAACaaatatggaaataaacatCATTTTGTGCTTCACCGGACTTGTCATGTAAACCTTGAATGATTCTGCCATCTCTTTAAGAACTGGCAATAACTCACGTTTCCTCTCCCTCCAGCAGACGCCTGTAGGTGGCGATCTCCATCTCCAGGTTCTGCTTGATGCGGAGGAGTTGCTCATAGTCGGTCTTGGTGCGTTGCATGTCCAGCCTGAGCTGGGAGAGGTCATCCTCCATCTGGCTCAACGTGGTCTGCAGCCGATCCATCTCACCGGAGTATTTCTGACCCGCTTCACCCAGGTTCCCTTCCAGCGCTGCTATCTGAGGAGGGGTAACAAGAAAAGAATATAGAGATCCGACCTTCTTATTCACACAGCTACAGGTTTGATATCGTCATAGCGTGCTTGACCTTGGGTGCAGGAATAACTCTTTTCAAGAAATGTTCCAAAATTATTATTCTGTGATTCCAAGCATTTACCCATCATCACAGTATCTACTGACTGTTGTGTATCCAGTGTAAAGTGAAGGGATGATTCAGGCTTCCTGGTATGAAAAAGTCTGGCTTTTCAACCTCATTGTCTCCTGTGTCTGAAATGTCCCCTAAAACCATTATCAACAAATACCTGTGGACTGATACGGCCTTGGCATCCAAAACAAACAGTCGCTGCTCAGACAGGACTACCCATCTCACCACCGAAACTAACCCCTATACAATTTAGCAACTGAATCCAGGACGTTGTTGAATGGCTGGAGCAGTGTGGAGGAACATGTTTACTGTCAACACAGGATTAGaggcaagaaaaaacaaaacagttcttCCCAGACACTGATGTGATGCAGATTTGATGTGCACAAATAGAAAATGGGTGTAAGAGTGAATATGAACATCTGTCTGGATTTTCTGTATTGTCATCACTGAAATCCCTTATAAAAGCAGAGCCATGTTCTCTCACGTTACAGGGCTTTGTGAAAAGGTAATAACCATAtcttaaaatcagttttttgaTGTTTGCACAGCCTTCTGTGTCTTAGATTTGTTTGCACAGCTCCAGATGCAGAAATATCACCTGGATGATTATTTATAATCCAAAACACAACCGTGTCATGCTCCAACAGCTCTCGTTAAATCCACCACATGCATTGTGTTGGACTTTCTATTGTGAACATGTAGCAGCGTGTTTATGGGATCTTTTTTGCTTCACTTGTCAGGTGTAGCAGCAGCTCACCTGTTTGTGCAGACTCTCCAGCTCCACCTCCAGGTTCTGCAGGAAGCGCTGCCTCTCTACCAGCTCGCTCTGAGCTCCTCTCAGAGCCTCGTTGTTCTCCTTCACCTCGTTCTGCACCGTCTCCAGCTGCACAGTAACACAAATATGACATCaaatacacatactgtacaatgttaaaaatatatatatatatattcttttaaTGTCACAAACTCTACTGACTCtcagaatattgtttttttctaacttaAGGTCATTTGACATAAACTCTGATACAACAAGATAAGGATCCCGACAATCTAATTCAATTTACAGGAGATATCATTTGTAGTGGCTTactcaaacaacaaaaataaatctgcaaacATTGTGAAAATAGATGAATTATTTCTGCAATTTTCAATGAAAAAATTGTCAATCATTCTGTAGTTTGAGCTACTTGAATGAGAGGTTTTAGGTTTCTGTCCTTTGAAGTAAAGCCATCTCAtcctcatccttttttttcagtcatgaTTTTGAGTCATTACTCATTGAAAAGGATGAGGATGGGCTTAtgatacacaaactaaaaataCATGTACTGTAGTTCCAAAAAATAAATCGCTTATCAACACAATCTTAAATTTGTTTCCTGTTTCGGTGGATTAGAAGGTTTGGAGAAAATAATCGCAGTCATAAAAAGGAAGATGTGGTGTTTTCTCACACCTTCTTGAGGTACCACTGCTCTGCTTGATCCTTGTTCTTCTTGACAATCCCCTCATACTGGGAGCGCAGATCAGACAGGATGGTTCCCAGTTCAGGTCCGCTGGCAGAGTCCACCTCCACATTCACCTCATCCCGAGCAATACGGGACCTCATCTGCTCCAATTCCTGCCGGAGTGGAGAAACAGtacttttttactttcattGTTTATAAGCAGAATGCATTATGGGTACATTATAAACCTGGCTCTAAACCTTACAGTACCAGGTGTAAATAATTGGTCTATGTGCTTGACACCTGTTTATTAGTTTAGTGAATCCTACACCACAGGCTGGCAGAGAGGATGTGAGGGCACCTTCATAATTTAGCTGTTTTCCATCAATAGTTAATGGAGCAGAGATCAGCTTACCCACACAGGTTACACTCTATCCATGCCACCTGTGGGTCTCTTCTACTCTCTCTTGCCTGTGACATTGCACCACATGTCATAATTCAATCATTAAATGTGATGCTGTATTATTTGAATGCTCGTAAAACACAATATTACAGACATGGTTTGATAATAAATTCATTATTTACTCTGTTTTGTGCACGTTGTATCCTTGCTTGGGAAGGGAAGGCTGTGAGAAAGAACTGTGACCTAGTTTCAAAGCTAACCCCCAGAGATGCTACTTTTCTATGTCGGTGTGTGAGAAGTCTATTTTCCTAACAAAAAGGACTGACATATATAGATAAAGGGGCATTCACAGTCCACAGTGAACTagttaagaagaaaaacaatcacaacaaTCAATACTTGCAGCCCTATTTGTTCAAAAGCCCTCTCTTGGAGGGTCAAATTGTGTCTCTGACCAAAACCAAATCTGGCTTAAACTGTTTTTGCAGCACAGTTCTTTCATAGTGATATACTATCTTAATAAATGTGATGCCATTCACACCTTGTTTTAATAAGTAGCGAAACAATCCTTTCTTTGGAGAGAGGGGGTAAGTTTATCTTAGTTCCTCATCCCCTTAGAGCAAAGCAGTCCGGGCGCCACTGATCAGCTGATTGGACAAAAAGAGCTGGTTTGGGAAACCAGATCTACCTGCTCCTTTTGTCTGTAGTAACCATAAGACcacctctcactctctttcaccCGCTCCTTACATGTTCTTTGCTCACCCCTCAAGCTGTTAAAAGCTCCTCTTAAGTCTAGCAAATGAGGTCAGTGTGATATCAAACAGCTTGTTGTTTGTGAGGGCAGGTTGGAGAATAAGAAAGAGGGGTCAAAATGAAAACGAGATGAGAAAAATGTTGAGTAATGGAGAAGCCAAATAACGCAGAGTGTTAAAGGACCCCTGCATGCTTTTCTAATAtagagggaaaaaacaaaagaaagggaTTAAAAGAGGACAGGTGGTTCAAGTTCACTGACAAACCTCCTCGTGGTTTTTCTTGAGGAAGTAAAGTTCTTCTTTCAAGCTGTCCAGGTCTCCTCTCAGAGAGGCGATGATCTGCTCGTGGTCGGTCTTTGCCTTCTTTAGAGCGACACAGTCTCTCTCCACAGACTGACACATCACCATCTCAGTCTCCCACCTAGAAAAGTCCACATCaaagaaacacagcagaaaaacaaggaCATCGTTGTGTAttcacctcctttttttcaaatcaataaaaagtgaCCTATAATGTTACACATACATATTCATTTTAGGTCTGTCTGGTACGGAGATAGAAAGTGAACATGTGAAtataaatgcagaaaaacaactGCATTGATCTCTCAGTGTAATAAACATAGTGTTCTTAAAAATCTCTATGCActttcaaaaacaacagcaacaagtAGGAAATCAACGATTGCAGCTGTGAAAATTCTACATCAGtattatgttttattcttttatttaacagggacacatgcaaTGAAAATtgctacatatttaaaatacaaagaagatGCGAGGCACACAGGTTTCTAACCATGTCTAATTTGCGACCCCTGTCCCTAACTCAGCTTTTTGGATTAAAACAGAATAATtagacttaaagaaatacacaagAAGTGATACAATACAAATATAGACAT
Proteins encoded in this window:
- the si:ch211-243g18.2 gene encoding keratin, type I cytoskeletal 18, which translates into the protein MASSMSVRSFSMSRQPSFSSRSLMDTGRARSRASVSFAAASPLSRSASISQDLNGPTGLQLNGLHGNSANEKEAMQSLNSRLANYLDKVRSLERSNADLEMKIKQLMIDRIPKGHDLDSMMAQAHAVEQEVRKKTLESARLMLEIDNAKLAADDFRIKWETEMVMCQSVERDCVALKKAKTDHEQIIASLRGDLDSLKEELYFLKKNHEEELEQMRSRIARDEVNVEVDSASGPELGTILSDLRSQYEGIVKKNKDQAEQWYLKKLETVQNEVKENNEALRGAQSELVERQRFLQNLEVELESLHKQIAALEGNLGEAGQKYSGEMDRLQTTLSQMEDDLSQLRLDMQRTKTDYEQLLRIKQNLEMEIATYRRLLEGEETVKEVAPPPKKEPDVRTRKIVKVVTQTMVNGKVVDESSEVEQIEETKK